The Montipora foliosa isolate CH-2021 chromosome 1, ASM3666993v2, whole genome shotgun sequence DNA segment AAACACAGTTCAATAAAAATGACACCTACAGAAGCTAGTAAAAAGAATAATCAAGGAGTTGTTTACTTTAATCTATATGCTGATATGGAGCAATCATCATACaaaccaaaatttaaaataggCAATAAAGTTCGAATATCAAAGTACAAAAGAAAGACATTCGATAAAGGATACACACCAAATTTGACTGAAGAGATATTCACAGTTGATAAAATACAATATACTAATCCAATAACTTACAAAAAAAAGGATCTCAATGACGAAGagatacaaggcagtttttatgaGCCTGAATTGCTAAAAGCCAAACAAGATGTATTTAGAATTGATAAGGTCATTCGAAGAGATTATAAGAAGAAACAAGCTTTGCTAAAATGGAAGGGATATCCTGAAAAATTTAATTCTTGGGTTTCATTAAAGGATTTAACTGATTTATGAAAAATTATATAAAACTTATTTTCTGTAGATATAATATAAAAAAtgaattatttaaattatttgctTGGTGAAACTGATCTCTATTATGATAATGAAAAAATGATCCTGATTATAAACCAAAACTTGATAAAGAAGGATTAAAACAATATaattgtgataaaaaaaatattcttaaatATGAATCAGATGATGAACAAATAAATCACTATAACGATGAAAATTCATTGAAAATATTCGATACAATAATCAAATTTATGGCGAAATTTAATCAATGTTCTTCATATGAATCTTTTgactaaaataattacaaattcATTTACTTCATAAAAAAGATATTACTGATGAAGATTCAAAAAATTTGTATGATACATATAAAAATCAtgttataattataaataaaatCTAAGCTTGTATATATAAtgaaaaacttaaaacaaataattactttgttaaataaatgttgtttagTTTACACAAGAGGTATTGagaggaagaaaaaggaaaaggaaaaagaatataaaattatttaaaaatataatatatagtaATATTATAAAATGAACACAAAAATTAACTCGAAAAAtttatcaaatcaaattaaaattcAGATTTTCAAGTTTCAAAATTAAAGAGATCTGAAGTTGAAAAAGTTATATTaaaaaactttttattattCCAGCATTTATTAAACTAAAATAAAGTCaaaaaaaccaaaccaaaacacaaacaaaaacacAACCAACCACAAATAATACAATTAATCATGTCAAGAATTTGTTGGAAATTCGGGATGAAAAATCTctaaaagctaaaaaaaaaaaacagctgtaTTTGTATACGATAAAGTAAGTGGATTAACATTTAGAAAACAACAAGGTCGTTATATTATACACAGTCCTAACCTCGAAGTAATACTACAAGCAACAGATGATTGTGAAgaagtttttaaatttattgtatCATGTTATAttacaaataaaatttaaaatctatttAAAGATATATAGTATAATTTATATTAagggagacaaaaaaaaagaagtaacaATTGGTTAATTAAATATACTGAAGATGACTGAAAACAAGCTATTAATAATTCTAAAACAAAATATATGTTAAACAAGGAGTGGAAATGTATTATTGCAATAACTACAATTATACATTAGCTGGTAAAGTTTTGTTATTTGAAAACTAAAAAACAcattaaaaatgataataaatgtagagaaaaaaattatgaaaactaattttgacacaaaatttaaataaagttttaatttttttaaatttttttattcaaattataaaatgatttaaaaaatatatagtaATATAAATGAACATGAAAATTTTATTAAATCAAATTTTAGGACAAGAGATTGGGGGgctttatttattcatttattaaatGGTAtcataaaattaaataaaagcaAGCAAAAACAGTTCTTGATGATATTAAAAACAGACACATCGACCTTGTTTTACATTgtgatgacaaaataaaaataaaattaaatgattcaaattctgaaattttgaaaaggttATTAGTTTATAGAAAAAGCTggtgtttttaattttattgatgatgaaaatgaagaagaagatgTTGATTTTCCAAGATtgaaacaaataatattattagaagACATACCAAAACAAGAaccaaataaaattatttcaaacaaaaaaaaaacaacattctttCACCAAAAAAATACACTTACAAGCAAAATAGGTTTCTTGAAAATCATCTTAATAgactcaatagaccttttcggcttgtacattttgttttcccaatacagatcatgtgataacactcaggaggtttggtcctttgttttgttcattaaaaagagtgcatgcaggcatattcatgcttgcatacccttattttaatgaacaaaacaaaagaccaaacctcctgagtattatcacatgatctgtattgggaaaacaaaatgtacaagccgaaaaggtctattacatGATGTCTtttgataaaaaacaaaatgaaaaattgatgaaaaaataGCAAGATcttaaacaattttttgaagatattattaattcaaacaatgaaaattttatcgaaactaataataatatgaataaAAATCTATTTAAAACAATTGGGTTGGGTTTGTTTGATAAGCTTTCTAAAAAAGATCTTATCAATATAATATTagataaaagtaaaaaaaaaatctatttacttaaaaaacaattaaaatctCCAATACCTTCTCCAAGAGTtagaaatttgattcaaaattatgaaaataatATAATCCAACCACCATTAGAATTTCGAGATGATTATAGACCAATTCCAGCTCCTAGGACGAAAAATATAATTAAACCGATTCCTGCTCCTAGAACGAAAAATATGTTTGAAAAATGATACAAAAATGTGAAGACATTattaaaaaatcaataaaaaaaaaccacaaacaCCCACATACGgtattaaaaaaccaaagaaagtTTAAACATTTAAACCAAAACTAgaaacaatttttgaaaataaattattaaatttagatcaaattattaaaattcaagaaacaaaacaagCTTTAAAAGGCTATACAAAATCACTTGAAATAAGCACTATAAATAACAAAGACCCATTAATTCAAGTTCAAAGCACacgaaaagaaattgaaatacaTGAAATAGATGAAAGGACTAAATTTTGTCAAATCTTTAGCAGTTACATTTGAAAAGCACACCCCTaaaaaagaagatgaaaatCCACAAGATTAAATAATTCAAGACGTAAGATATTTGTTTTAcccaaacaaagaaactaataataataatgataatgtagTAATAAAAAAGCTTATTTTTACTGTGTACCAGAAACACTAATTAACAAAACACAAattgaactagctttaaaattatCCAAACAACAAATCTTAAACAAGATAGCTCAATGGATTTCTGAAGGATCTGGTTCAACGATAAAATCAGTTGACAATCATTACCTTAATACTGTTaaatatcaaccaatgaaaGGGTCATCCTATATTAAACTATCACAAGAACTTCAACACAgtgcaaaaggattgataaacATGAAAAGCAATGATAATGAATGCTTCAGATGGTGTCATATAAGACATTTTTTATATCCTCAAATTAAAAATCCGCTACTAATTTAAAGGACTGACACAGAATTTTTAAGCAAATTAAAATTACACTGGAATTGAATTTCCGGTTAAAATTtatcaaataaacaaaattgaaaaacaaaaaaagataataataatatcaatgtATTTGGTTGTGAAGAAAAACAACCATTTCCATTATATgtatcaaaagaaaaacatgaagataatatgaatttattatttttttacagaaaatgaaaataaacattatGTACTTATTTATGTATCATCAAACAAAGCATAGagaaagaaaacacttttgTATGTCTCGTTTACAATGTTTTTCTTCTGAAAGAGTTTTAAACAATGACAAAGAAATATGCCGTCACGTCAATGGTTAACAATCGATTAAAATGCCTGAGAAAGGTTCATCAGTAaagtttaataattttaataaacaaCTACCTGTGCCATTTGTTATTTATGCCGATTTTGAAGCAATAACAGAAAACGTTCATGGTTGTAAACCAAATAATGGCAAATcataaattgaagcttatcaAAAGCATACCGACTGTGGATATGGCTGTAAAGTCGTTTGCTGTTATAATGACAAATATACCAAACCAGTTCAGAGTTATAGAGGTGAAAATGCTGTATACAAATTTATGGaacaaatgctaaaataagtCAAATATTGTAAGTatgttatgaaaaacaaattcaacaaaaatTAGTAATGACAAAAGAGGATATTGAAAATTTTAGTAAAGCTAATTCATGCCATATTTGTAACAAAAAAGTATAAGGCAGAATATATTATAGTAACGGATCATTGCCATATTACAGGAAAATACAGAGGATCAGCTCATCAAGTTTGTAAATAATATGGAAAAATATATTGCTTTCCGCTTGGTATGCTTCATATTAATGCAATACCAAATAATATGGTTAAatatatggctttcatgcttggtaAAATTCTAACTTTTAtggacagttttcaatttaagAATTCAAGTCTTGATAAACTAGTCAACAATATTACTGATGAAGCATTTAAATACACAAAAGAAAcattcaaaaacgaaattcACTTTAAACTTACGAAACAAAAAGGAGTTTATCCTAATGATTACATGGATTCTTTCTACAAattcaatgaaacaaaattaccaaacaaagaaaattttagTGCATATTAAATTTATGAACATATATCACATAAAGATTATCAGCATGCTACAAATGTATGAAAAACTCTAAAATTAGAAATACTTGGTGAATACCAAGGCATATATCTAATTCAAGACGTTTTATTGTTGTCTGATGTTTTAGGAAACTTTAGAAAAACATGTTTACAATACTGAGGACTGGGGCGAGATGGCGGAGGTGGACAGACGTGTGTTTCTGTGATAACCTGcaatcaggcccatttttagcttcgcccatatgttctcttatgtcgtcgctcgctaaaattgggcatGATCAAAAGTCTCTGGACGgaaaactcgtgatctgattggctgttgaaacgccggaagtgaaaatgccatcgtgattgcgcggagctctcgcgaagtcctcgagattaatccgccataagtgtacgaaaaaatttgctcccttttgttcttacaatgccatggacggtgcaacttgattttatttgtataaatggagatatgccatctgaaacatctcataacttgtccagaatccggtttgaatctctggaatgAGTGAAagtagcgattccgttgtcgagctctgtggccaagggggtgaaagtactttggctcaaacttccctgatgttttgaaagctaaatagctggttctttcaaatggcaatgaaagccgatgcatattggtttcctggatgagacaagggacatatatatcaacaggaggagatgctgataaaatcgcaagttacacgaatgcatgttttgaatatctgtgtatcaaacggctttatttatttgctgtacatgacacggtttgtttgcacatttGATAATATTTCCAGTTCATTTAACTTAAagctcgcactccagaaactaaaatggtatgtttccagagagatcaattgtacaacaataaaagaaactttgcgagtctatcttactgttcgtactccatcaaaaaaattaacagccaaacttatcatgatttaatttactgcgcgcaattcgagaaatacactgcaactgaagatattacccgagaAAATCACCAAAGATTTGGAATTACACCaacctttgccgcaatatagtcgtcgaaaacattccccatgctttaaatgtgtttttctcaaattaaagccaacggtaactttcgaattcgtttacaatattcctcccacggtaattaactctggtgaaaacaaaatagcgtgaatctgccgtccacgtgtgtattggtgtaatggaaggaaatttgattggccaatgaaggaaatgtcaatcaatcaaaaaaagtgggcggaaggaatttcgaagaggaatttggtcaggctttatttttcgtttcgccaactccacattacgtaccacgcgaaactaaaatagagcctgatcgcaggttaatttGTGAAGTGTAGCTTTTGCCTCCACACAACCGGCAAAATGAAGTCAAATCGGAAAAATGACAAGAAATACACGAAGACGACGAAGTCAGTTAAGCAGCGCCTCGAGTGAGGGAAATTCTCCCGCTGCAAAGCGACTAAATTCGACTGAAAGAAACGCTTCGAGTTCTAGTGCTCAGACTCAGTTGACTCCGATGTATGAGAACACAGGTACTGCAGATAATTCTTACGATAAGCCGAGTATAAGCAAAATATGGAAAATTCTAAAAGCAATTCAAACGAATGTTGCTAGAATTCTAAACGAAAACCAGGAGATAAGAAAAGATATCGACGAGCTGAAAGCTTCCCTGCAGTTCAATGAGAAGAATGTTGCAgaaatcaagaaaggaaatgaTGGTCTCTTGCTGAAGACAAATGATCTGGAAAAGAAGCTTGCAACAGCCGAAAAAACCATCCACGATTTACAACGACAAGTTGAAAACCTTGAATTCGATCATGATACTCTCGAACAATACACAAGAAAATTCAACGTCGAGGTTCATGGAATACCAGAATGCGAAGGTGAGAACCTGAGAGAAATTATTATAAAGGTAGGGCAAAAGATTTCGGTTGATGTATCTGATGACGACATCGACATTGTGCACAGATTGTACGGGAAACCTCATGCCCATAAGCCTGTTATTGTGAGATTCGCTTCtcataaaaagaaaagagaattcTATCAGAGCAGGCTTAACTTAAAGAACACGAACTCGCGTGTTTATGTACCGATGAATCCTGTTTGGTTTCTCAAATGTATTTCGTTCTTTTCCTTAGATCGAATAATCTTATAGGAATAAATTATACGATTTGCGTAATCTAGTTGGAGTGCCTGTTTGCTTTTATTGGACCAGACTAATCAATCACCATGACTGAAGCAGTATATTGATTTTAATACACAGAAAAGAACTAATGCCAAAAACTGCTTTTGAAAAAGATTTCTTCAAAGTTATGAATAATTTCGTCTTCGGtgaaacaatggaaaatttgcGTAAACGAGTTGATGTAAGGCTCGTCACGGATGggaaaaaacttttgaaattaacATCAAAACCTACTTCTGTCAGTAGCAAGATCTTTAACGAAAATCTAGTAGCTGTGCATAAGATCAAGGAAACACTAACCCTGAATAGGCCGGCATATGTGGGCATATGTGTATTTTAGATCTAAGCAAAACGCTAATGCATGATTTTCATTACAATTacatcaaaaacaaatatggaaatAAAGCCAAATTATTATACACAGATACAGACCGCTTCAAatatgaaattgaaactaatGATGTGTATCAAGACGTTtgtaatgataaaaataaattttaaaacagtGATTATCCAGAAAATAGTccatattttaaaaaagcaaacaaaaaagttATAGGTTAATTCAAAGATGAAGCTTCACACATTCCTATAACAGAATTCATCAGCTTGCAATCTAAAGGGTATTCATATATCAAAGGCAATgatcaaaacaataaaacagcaaaagaaattaaaaagattgtaataaaaaaatatcaaacacgAAGACTATAAACAAACGCTATTTAATAACAGACAAATGTATCATAAAATGAAAACCATTCGAAGCAATAATCATCAACTTGAAAGCTATGAGCTGAACAAAAATTCCTTGTCATGCTTTGACGATAAACGAGATTTATTAGACAATGGAATAAAATAATATGCTTACGGGCATTATAAAATCAACACACGGAAACAATCTGGATGACAAACTTTACTTACAAAGTTTACTGacaaagtttactcataaagtttactcatacaGTTTATGAGATAATTTTAATGTCACGCTATGGTGATTATGCTAATTTTAAACacacttctcaaactcattaataattcatgcaGTCAAAAGCCAATAAATGACCTCCATTTGAGTCAGGTGGATGaatcttgatacccaatgaaacaccAGATGAAACACCACCAGGTTTTCATCTGAGATGAAACATGTTTTTGAAACATGAGGGccattatgaaaactactaggtgaccagtaatcaatgtctttaccctcgttaaataaagttatttctttctttctttcttctttcatgtttttcatcTGAGATCAAACATTTGCATTTTAATGAGATTTTTATTGATTACACAACTCATGGAAACAATGCAACACCTGTCGTTAACAACAATTCTTGTTTCGCTAAGATCAAGAGGATTTAACGCTTCAGCACCATTTTTCTCCTCCAGATGGCGTCGGATACCACAAACTATTCCGTAAATAGTTTTCGCAGGATATCTCTCGCCGGTCTTCTTAGCCACTTCCATAACGAATTTGCTTAACCAGTAATTTAGACTCAACGCGTCCATTTCTTCGATACCTGTAGAGACCGTCGCGACCTTATGTAAGTCATAGTCCTTGAAAAGGCCTCCTGGATCTAAAACGGGCACTTTTATCGTCCGAGCAAGTTTCCATTCACCAAAAACTGACAGGGCCCACTTGTTCTTATACTTTGTTGAAGAGCGAACAGATACCTCCACTAAATCTCCTTCTTCGCAAAAGGTTTTCGGCTCTCTAAACCTTACAGACAACGCCCCTTCTTCTCTCATGGTCAGACGCCAACTGCACAACAACAATTCATCATGCATGTAAACGTGTTTTTTCGCTGAAGGGCAAAAATGTAACACTGCATAATTTATCATTGTTTGATTTATCATctcgaaacagatgaaagcactcggcctgcggcctcgtgctttcatctgtttctcggtgtttggaacccgtGATGAAGCACGAAGCCCGAGTTTTTGACATATTGCTTCATACATACCTCTTCACAAAATGatttcacaaatttgaaaagtttcacTGGGAAATTACAGAATTGTGAAGTAAAAATGTGAAGTTTGTGATTGCTTAAAATCATGGGAAAATCCCTTTGGTTAGTTTTCAATAATGTCATGCTTTGTGATTCTTccatttaattatgcaaatattggattgcagtattggatttattacttttttctttgtttgtgaTTCAAGTTTTAATTTATATTTGGGCTGCCCgttaaattttttgaaaatatatagattaattttttggttaaatataaatttgaattctttgtttgttttcaaaggTTAGTTATTTGTTGAAATTATTTGTCTGAATTTAAATTTTATATTCATATATATTCATtcttgtgtatgaaatgttccttattcgcgagcacaaaccgtgtctgaatatccaaagtgactcgataaaggcaaaacttttcacctagcctctagggactttgaacctaatcttgaacattaatattcgagttattTGTAAAATGTTATATTTGACCTGAtaatggtgtcatgaggacaccgaaacgttgtctttaataagtatgtttctgcccgtaatttttatcatcaaatattcaagtttgattttttatttgattttttatttgaatttttatttgtGTTTTTGTGCTCAAACCTCCAACTACTATACTACTGCCTGCCCATAAGTTCTACTAGTTTAAAATGCATTTTGTTAAAATTGAAGCAGGTTTGGAGAGACAAAGCAATACGCAGTTAATTACCTGAGATAGTGACGAGCAGTGAAAAGAGGATGAGTCACCAAAGCGTTGTTTTCGTTGTAAAATGCAAGGTGAAATCTGATATACCTGAAATAAAGTTGGGACCTCATCACCAATCAGCATTTCTGTTGGCTAGTTAAAAATTATTCCTAGAGCGTGCGTTGGATACAATCAATCTCGTACACAACCCAGCGCTGCTGACACAAAACAACAGGAAGTTGTTTCCATACGGATTTTTTTTAAGCACTaaacgtttttgagccacggtCGGATACCGGAAGGGAACATTTCGCTCGCCAGGACAGAGGTTtctctcagatttttaaactaatcatctctaacaGTGAGAAGATACTTAGCAGCTAAATGTGGcagtgtcaagacaagttaaaaaggaaagcagcaatcttccggttgccgtccgttagcaaagacaacggcgacggcgacgggaacgtcacaaatttgcatatttagtgtgGGCAAAAACAAGAGCTTAGCgtgctctgcacgtgcatttttcatttttctccatttctttgccgtcgcctgcaaaataaaaaattgaaatagccaaatttgaggctttAGGAGAACTTCAGCACTTGGTCggtgctaaagctccctaatgttatAAAACGCCCGTCAGTTACTTTACAGCACATGAGCcaataataaacacttaatgactggtccccagggaaacagttaattttgtttaattaacttttccgagggaccagtcatcaagcgatttgttatatagcacaaaaagaaaaaacgagcAATGGCAACAGAAACGGCAGTCggcggtcaacattcgcgggtaacaatGCACTGTGAACAACCGGTATAATTGAAATTATATAAACAAACAAGGTGAGAAATATATGGGGATTGAGAAGACATCAGGTAGACTTCCGCTTATTTATGCTTTGAACAACTTTTTAACACTACGGGAGCCTGTCCCTACCAGGGAcaggtaaaaaaattataaatgaCGTAATCCCATGGTGCCCCTGTACGACCACACAGTCCCACGATCCTCTGCATCTTTTTAACGCTGTGTGGGAGAGCATAGAATACCTTTGAAGGGTGGGACTCATATATTTCTCACTTCGTTTGTTTATATAATTTCAATTACACTGGCAGGCCGCTTTGCGGCCCTGGTATAATTT contains these protein-coding regions:
- the LOC137997645 gene encoding uncharacterized protein, which codes for MINYAVLHFCPSAKKHVYMHDELLLCSWRLTMREEGALSVRFREPKTFCEEGDLVEVSVRSSTKYKNKWALSVFGEWKLARTIKVPVLDPGGLFKDYDLHKVATVSTGIEEMDALSLNYWLSKFVMEVAKKTGERYPAKTIYGIVCGIRRHLEEKNGAEALNPLDLSETRIVVNDRCCIVSMSCVINKNLIKMQMFDLR